In a single window of the Heterodontus francisci isolate sHetFra1 chromosome 35, sHetFra1.hap1, whole genome shotgun sequence genome:
- the tpm1 gene encoding tropomyosin alpha-1 chain isoform X2, whose translation MASAMSVDAVRRKIKSLQDQADVAEEKAERLQREVDAERQCREQAEADVASLNRRIQLVEEELDRAQERLATALQKLEEAEKAADESERGMKVIENRAQKDEEKMEMQEIQLKEAKHIAEEADRKYEEVARKLVIIESDLERTEERAELSESRARRVEEEVRIMDQTLRSLEAAEGKVLELIHTLASLAPTMCCVRYLNTCRLTFVRNE comes from the exons ATGGCCAGCGCAATGTCGGTGGATGCAGTCAGGAGGAAGATTAAAAGCTTACAGGACCAGGCAGATGTGGCGGAGGAGAAAGCGGAAAGGTTGCAGAGAGAAGTGGATGCAGAGCGACAGTGCCGAGAGCAA GCTGAAGCAGATGTTGCCTCGCTGAACAGACGTATCCAGCTGGTTGAGGAGGAGTTGGATAGGGCTCAGGAGCGTTTGGCTACTGCCCTGCAAAAACTGGAGGAGGCAGAGAAGGCTGCAGATGAGAGTGAAAG AGGCATGAAGGTCATTGAGAACAGGGCGCAGAAGGACGAGGAGAAGATGGAAATGCAGGAGATCCAGCTTAAAGAGGCGAAGCACATTGCAGAGGAGGCTGACCGCAAATATGAAGAG GTTGCGCGTAAACTGGTCATCATTGAGAGTGACCTGGAGAGGACTGAAGAGCGAGCGGAACTCTCCGAATC TCGAGCTCGTCGAGTGGAAGAGGAGGTTAGAATAATGGACCAAACCTTGAGATCTTTAGAGGCAGCAGAAGGAAAGGTACTGGAACTaatacacactctggcctcactcGCACCCACAATGTGCTGTGTGCGCTATCTAAACACTTGTAGGCTCACCTTTGTGCGGAATGAGTAG